Proteins co-encoded in one Melanotaenia boesemani isolate fMelBoe1 chromosome 23, fMelBoe1.pri, whole genome shotgun sequence genomic window:
- the spi2 gene encoding uncharacterized protein spi2, which yields MPASVFFLKREHCAEAASRPALICLSGEDVKTSFQETQSDLEVILEFLEEYYRQNSAENVDKMSWSAGMPLDEGSVPMDQTCEQHWTCSEPFNIKSAFQPFQENDARPAFNQVTTATLSELPNFVPTRQSVKHPATVGSGRKVRLFHFLFEMLEDPNMAHCVSWVPAATGVFRFSSRNKDQVAALWGQRKGNKRPMTYQKMSRALRNYARSGEIFKVKKKLTYQFSRDTLMTLQKCNRRDL from the exons ATGCCAGCAAGTGTGTTTTTCCTGAAAAGAGAGCACTGCGCTGAGGCCGCCTCCAGGCCAGCTCTTATCTGCCTCAGCGGGGAGGATGTG AAGACTTCTTTCCAGGAAACTCAGTCTGACTTGGAGGTGATCTTAGAGTTTCTAGAGGAGTACTACAGACAAAACTCTGCAGAAAATG tGGACAAAATGTCCTGGAGTGCAGGTATGCCTTTGGATGAAGGATCTGTGCCTATGGATCAGACCTGTGAGCAACACTGGACATGCTCTGAGCCATTT AACATCAAATCTGCATTTCAGCCGTTCCAGGAAAACGATGCAAGACCAGCCTTCAACCAGGTCACAACAGCGACATTGTCTGAGCTGCCAAATTTTGTACCAACACGACAATCAGTCAAACACCCAGCGACGGTGGGGAGCG GCAGAAAGGTGCGACtctttcacttcctgtttgagaTGCTGGAGGATCCAAACATGGCTCACTGTGTGTCCTGGGTGCCAGCAGCCACAGGCGTTTTCCGCTTTTCCTCCAGGAACAAGGACCAGGTGGCAGCCCTCTGGGGCCAGAGGAAGGGCAACAAGAGGCCCATGACCTACCAGAAGATGTCCAGGGCATTGCGGAACTACGCCCGGTCCGGAGAGATATTCAAGGTGAAGAAGAAACTCACCTACCAGTTCAGCCGGGACACCCTGATGACACTGCAGAAGTGTAACAGAAGAGATCTGTga
- the spic gene encoding LOW QUALITY PROTEIN: transcription factor Spi-C (The sequence of the model RefSeq protein was modified relative to this genomic sequence to represent the inferred CDS: deleted 1 base in 1 codon): MASAEGTTQTYKMTSLDHDINQHFQDAIDVIQHNSYYDSDCTYYETLGSQQSSLQCQISCCFVTHQSDVSAPVYDWSDSAQQSWPQVIPDVSLSHSEQNESPRFYSILPAQRNSKGRKKLRLYEYLHEALNDPSMCDSIQWTDSGSGTFHFISKNKEKLAECWGQRKGNRKTMTYQKMARALRNYSRTGEIVKVRRKLTYQFNPDILHRLGSTQAPMHLPCHPAQDGVHTEQQNPAGQSYCSSAAADWHSWYGNYQLQEDYDLASSFPSHSCVKL, from the exons ATGGCTTCAGCTGAAGGAACCACTCAAACATATAAGATG ACATCTTTAGACCACGACATCAACCAACATTTTCAGGATGCAATCGATGTGATTCAGCATAATTCATATTATGATTCAG attGTACATATTATGAGACTCTGGGTAGTCAGCAGTCATCTCTGCAGTGTCAGATCTCCTGCTGCTTTGTCACACACCAGTCCGACGTCTCAGCTCCAGTCTATGACTGGAGTGATTCAGCT CAGCAGTCTTGGCCTCAAGTC ATACCTGATGTCTCCTTGAGCCACTCGGAGCAGAATGAATCCCCTCGTTTTTACTCCATCCTACCAGCACAGAGGAACAGCAAAG GTCGAAAGAAGCTCAGACTTTATGAATACCTCCATGAGGCTCTAAATGACCCCAGCATGTGCGACTCAATCCAGTGGACAGACAGCGGCAGCGGCACCTTCCACTTCATCTCCAAGAACAAGGAGAAGCTGGCTGAGTGCTGGGGCCAGCGCAAAGGCAACCGCAAGACCATGACCTATCAGAAGATGGCAAGAGCTCTGAGAAACTACAGCCGCACAGGTGAGATTGTCAAAGTGCGCCGCAAACTCACCTACCAGTTCAACCCAGACATCCTGCACAGGCTCGGCTCCACACAGGCGCCCATGCACCTGCCCTGCCACCCTGCACAGGACGGGGTCCACACCGAGCAGCAAAACCCGGCCGGGCAGAGCTACTGCAGCTCAGCAGCGGCGGATTGGCACAGCTGGTATGGAAACTACCAGCTGCAGGAAGACTATGACCTGGCCTCAAGCTTCCCCTCACACAGCTGCGTCAAACTCTGA
- the si:ch211-214j24.14 gene encoding bcl-2-like protein 13 isoform X2 gives MSRPGFILEGKAPVESSRGDGGGTEARSLSPASLPLTQTVSSGPWQSESLLAESWSTMGDVDPEDTKSLDSNDGAVLAGEENHSSNSDMVHLEREEAEMLEEAEERRRRKEEEEEEDEELQASVLSVLGQDTELVELKEEEQDLQAPETEGLLVSVEEPHVEREPVEFRHVVPPMALPPLPIVKLDPPSTTSTPVPSTTTSEAEELYSTLGLHPPSILAPTAAEPPEKSVEQQQFSQIPLSDVEEHSVKETPPQQSASKTKPLSSTELLFGGAALVAVVGVVAYGAVVYCKK, from the exons ATGAGCAGG CCAGGCTTCATTCTGGAGGGAAAGGCCCCAGTCGAGTCCAGCAGGGGGGATGGAGGAGGTACAGAAGCCAGATCCCTCAGCCCTGCTTCTCTGCCTTTGACCCAGACTGTGAGCTCTGGACCTTGGCAGAGTGAGAGCCTGCTAGCTGAGTCCTGGTCCACGATGGGCGATGTGGACCCCGAGGATACCAAGAGCCTTGACAGCAATGACGGGGCAGTTCTGGCTGGAGAGGAGAATCACTCCTCCAACTCCGACATGGTCCACCTGGAGCGAGAGGAGGCTGAGATGCtcgaggaggcagaggagaggagaaggagaaaagaggaggaggaggaagaggatgaggagctGCAGGCGAGTGTGTTGAGCGTGCTGGGTCAGGACACAGAGCTGGTGGAGCTcaaggaggaggagcaggaccTCCAGGCCCCAGAAACTGAAGGGCTTCTGGTGTCAGTAGAGGAGCCTCATGTGGAGAGGGAGCCAGTAGAGTTCAGGCATGTGGTTCCCCCAATGGCCCTGCCTCCACTGCCTATTGTCAAACTGGATCCCCCCTCCACTACATCCACACCAGTCCCATCAACCACAACCTCTGAAGCAGAGGAGCTTTATTCCACTCTGGGCCTTCACCCTCCTTCTATTCTGGCACCCACTGCTGCAGAGCCTCCAGAAAAGAGTGTCGAGCAACAACAATTCTCACAAATTCCCCTTTCAGATGTGGAGGAAcattcagttaaagagacaccACCACAGCAAAGCGCTTCAAAGACCAAACCACTGAGCTCCACTGAGCTGCTGTTTGGAGGCGCTGCTTTAGTGGCTGTTGTGGGTGTAGTAGCTTATGGTGCTGTGGTCtactgtaaaaagtaa
- the si:ch211-214j24.14 gene encoding bcl-2-like protein 13 isoform X3, with the protein MGDVDPEDTKSLDSNDGAVLAGEENHSSNSDMVHLEREEAEMLEEAEERRRRKEEEEEEDEELQASVLSVLGQDTELVELKEEEQDLQAPETEGLLVSVEEPHVEREPVEFRHVVPPMALPPLPIVKLDPPSTTSTPVPSTTTSEAEELYSTLGLHPPSILAPTAAEPPEKSVEQQQFSQIPLSDVEEHSVKETPPQQSASKTKPLSSTELLFGGAALVAVVGVVAYGAVVYCKK; encoded by the coding sequence ATGGGCGATGTGGACCCCGAGGATACCAAGAGCCTTGACAGCAATGACGGGGCAGTTCTGGCTGGAGAGGAGAATCACTCCTCCAACTCCGACATGGTCCACCTGGAGCGAGAGGAGGCTGAGATGCtcgaggaggcagaggagaggagaaggagaaaagaggaggaggaggaagaggatgaggagctGCAGGCGAGTGTGTTGAGCGTGCTGGGTCAGGACACAGAGCTGGTGGAGCTcaaggaggaggagcaggaccTCCAGGCCCCAGAAACTGAAGGGCTTCTGGTGTCAGTAGAGGAGCCTCATGTGGAGAGGGAGCCAGTAGAGTTCAGGCATGTGGTTCCCCCAATGGCCCTGCCTCCACTGCCTATTGTCAAACTGGATCCCCCCTCCACTACATCCACACCAGTCCCATCAACCACAACCTCTGAAGCAGAGGAGCTTTATTCCACTCTGGGCCTTCACCCTCCTTCTATTCTGGCACCCACTGCTGCAGAGCCTCCAGAAAAGAGTGTCGAGCAACAACAATTCTCACAAATTCCCCTTTCAGATGTGGAGGAAcattcagttaaagagacaccACCACAGCAAAGCGCTTCAAAGACCAAACCACTGAGCTCCACTGAGCTGCTGTTTGGAGGCGCTGCTTTAGTGGCTGTTGTGGGTGTAGTAGCTTATGGTGCTGTGGTCtactgtaaaaagtaa
- the si:ch211-214j24.14 gene encoding bcl-2-like protein 13 isoform X1 — protein MSRQPGFILEGKAPVESSRGDGGGTEARSLSPASLPLTQTVSSGPWQSESLLAESWSTMGDVDPEDTKSLDSNDGAVLAGEENHSSNSDMVHLEREEAEMLEEAEERRRRKEEEEEEDEELQASVLSVLGQDTELVELKEEEQDLQAPETEGLLVSVEEPHVEREPVEFRHVVPPMALPPLPIVKLDPPSTTSTPVPSTTTSEAEELYSTLGLHPPSILAPTAAEPPEKSVEQQQFSQIPLSDVEEHSVKETPPQQSASKTKPLSSTELLFGGAALVAVVGVVAYGAVVYCKK, from the exons ATGAGCAGG CAGCCAGGCTTCATTCTGGAGGGAAAGGCCCCAGTCGAGTCCAGCAGGGGGGATGGAGGAGGTACAGAAGCCAGATCCCTCAGCCCTGCTTCTCTGCCTTTGACCCAGACTGTGAGCTCTGGACCTTGGCAGAGTGAGAGCCTGCTAGCTGAGTCCTGGTCCACGATGGGCGATGTGGACCCCGAGGATACCAAGAGCCTTGACAGCAATGACGGGGCAGTTCTGGCTGGAGAGGAGAATCACTCCTCCAACTCCGACATGGTCCACCTGGAGCGAGAGGAGGCTGAGATGCtcgaggaggcagaggagaggagaaggagaaaagaggaggaggaggaagaggatgaggagctGCAGGCGAGTGTGTTGAGCGTGCTGGGTCAGGACACAGAGCTGGTGGAGCTcaaggaggaggagcaggaccTCCAGGCCCCAGAAACTGAAGGGCTTCTGGTGTCAGTAGAGGAGCCTCATGTGGAGAGGGAGCCAGTAGAGTTCAGGCATGTGGTTCCCCCAATGGCCCTGCCTCCACTGCCTATTGTCAAACTGGATCCCCCCTCCACTACATCCACACCAGTCCCATCAACCACAACCTCTGAAGCAGAGGAGCTTTATTCCACTCTGGGCCTTCACCCTCCTTCTATTCTGGCACCCACTGCTGCAGAGCCTCCAGAAAAGAGTGTCGAGCAACAACAATTCTCACAAATTCCCCTTTCAGATGTGGAGGAAcattcagttaaagagacaccACCACAGCAAAGCGCTTCAAAGACCAAACCACTGAGCTCCACTGAGCTGCTGTTTGGAGGCGCTGCTTTAGTGGCTGTTGTGGGTGTAGTAGCTTATGGTGCTGTGGTCtactgtaaaaagtaa
- the atp6v1e1b gene encoding V-type proton ATPase subunit E 1, giving the protein MALSDADVQKQIKHMMAFIEQEANEKAEEIDAKAEEEFNIEKGRLVQTQRLKIMEYYEKKEKQIEQQKKIQMSNLMNQARLKVLKARDDMISEMLNEARQRLANVAKDPARYSALMDGLMLQGFYQLLEPKVTIRCRKQDVQLVQASIQKNIPIYKAAVKNTLEVRIDQDNFLSPDVSGGIEIYNGDGKIKVANTLESRLDLMAQQMMPEIRVALFGANPNRKFLD; this is encoded by the exons ATGGCGCTGAGCGATGCCGACGTACagaagcag ATCAAGCACATGATGGCCTTCATCGAGCAGGAGGCCAATGAGAAGGCAGAGGAAATTGATGCAAAG GCAGAAGAAGAGTTCAACATTGAGAAGGGTCGTCTGGTCCAAACCCAGAGGCTGAAAATCATGGAGTACTATGAGAAGAAAGAGAAGCAGATCgagcagcagaagaaaat TCAAATGTCAAACCTCATGAACCAGGCTCGACTGAAGGTACTGAAGGCCCGTGATGATATGATCTCG GAAATGCTGAACGAGGCTCGCCAGCGGCTCGCCAACGTTGCAAAAGACCCGGCCAGGTATTCAGCTCTGATGGATGGCTTGATGTTACAG GGATTCTATCAGCTGCTGGAGCCCAAAGTGACGATTCGCTGCCGCAAACAGGATGTCCAGCTGGTGCAG GCATCCATCCAGAAAAACATCCCCATTTATAAAGCAGCGGTGAAGAACACCCTGGAGGTCCGCATCGACCAGGACAACTTCCTCTCCCCAGATGT GTCTGGAGGCATCGAGATCTATAACGGAGATGGGAAGATTAAAGTGGCCAACACCCTGGAGAGCAGGCTGGACCTGATGGCTCAGCAG ATGATGCCTGAGATCCGGGTGGCTCTCTTCGGT